The window TCGGCCACGGCGCTTTTTCCCTGACGTTCCGCCAGTACCCCTGACCCCGCCGTTCCCTCACGGTGTGACGTGTGGCACCATGCTGGCCACCCCACCGGCACAGCCCTCACGGGAGACACTTCCTAGTGCAGCAATCCGCCGTCCCGGAACTGGCCCACACGAACACCCGCCCGATCCACTGGCTCGCCACCGCGACGGCGCTGGCCGCGGTCGTCGCGGCCTCCGCCTTCCTGCAGCCCGACGAGGCCACGGCCGCCCAGCACGGTGCCGAGGCGAAGTCCGCTCCGGCGGCCGTCGCGCCCCCCGACCCGGCCGGCGTGGACTTCCCCGTCGACTGCGGTCCCGGGAAGGTCCTGATCCAGAAGAAGGCTTCGGGCGATCTCGACGGCGACGGCCTCCCCGAGACGGTCGCCGTGGTCCGCTGCGACGCCGGATCCGGCACCCCGCCGAGCGGCGTCTACGTCCTCACCAAGGGTGAGGGTTCCTCGAAGGCCCGGGTCGTCGCCACTCTCGTCGACCCGAAGGACCGCCTGTCCGTCGAGGACTTCACCCTCCGCGACGCCACGATCACCGCGACGCTCCTCGGCTACTCCTCGCCCGACGTGCCGAGTTGCTGCCCCGACGTGAACGACAGTGCCAAGTGGCAGTGGAAGAACGGCGCATTCGTGCGCTCGACACCGCCCGGGGCCCAGAGCATGTGACAAAAGAGACAGGCGGCAGGAAGCGGGCATCCCGTGACGCGGGGTGCCCGCAGGGTCACCCCGCGTCCGGACCGTAGACCTCGACGCTGTCCGAAACGCGACGGACGTGGATGCAGTCGCCCGGGCACTCCTTCGCGGAGTCGGCGACGTCACGCAGAAGCGTCAGGGGTACGGGCGTTGTCGCGCCCGGGGCCTGCAGCAGCTCGTCCTCCGAGCCCTTCACGTAGGCCAGACCGTCGATGTCCAGCTCGAAGACCTCGGGCGCGTACTGCACGCAGATCCCGTCGCCGGTGCACAGGTCCTGGTCGATCCAGACCTCGAGTGCCTCGCTGTCGACTCCGGCCTCCTGCTGCACGGTCGTTTCTCCTGCCGTTTCCTGTGTCGAGCGTCCCGAACACGGAGGAATCGGGCCAGCTCTGACGGGTGTTGAACACTTCGACCCTACCTCCGTCGGCTTCCGCGTCGTGTTGGGTGGGTATTCCACTGGCGTGAGGGAGAGCGCAAGGGTGAAGATCGGACACACCTCGACCGTCTTTTGATCTAGGGGTTTCAATCGACACCCACCCAGGTAGGGTCTGGAAGCGTCCAGCTCCCCTTGGAGGAGGTGAGGACCGTGGCAGCCCACGACGACGACATGAACCGCGGCATCCGCCCGGGACGAGGGTCCGACGACCCGTCCGGGCAGATTGCCTACCTTGAGCAGGAGATCGCCGTCCTGCGGCGCAAGCTCGCCGACTCTCCGCGACACACGAGGATTCTCGAAGAGCGGATCGTCGAGCTGCAGACCAACCTGGCCGG of the Streptomyces aurantiacus genome contains:
- a CDS encoding ferredoxin; its protein translation is MQQEAGVDSEALEVWIDQDLCTGDGICVQYAPEVFELDIDGLAYVKGSEDELLQAPGATTPVPLTLLRDVADSAKECPGDCIHVRRVSDSVEVYGPDAG